The Pangasianodon hypophthalmus isolate fPanHyp1 chromosome 2, fPanHyp1.pri, whole genome shotgun sequence genome window below encodes:
- the oxtra gene encoding oxytocin receptor isoform X2, protein MEETLKEQDIWALNDSWRNDSFGNDTDSANQTVNPLKRNEEVAKVEVTVLALVLFFALAGNLCVLLAIHTAKHGQSRMYYFMKHLSIADLVVAIFQVLPQLIWDITFRFYGPDLLCRLVKYLQIVGMFASTYMLVLMSIDRCLAICQPLRSLHKRKDRCYVVLSWVLSLLFSIPQVYIFSLREVGSGVYDCWGDFVQPWGAKAYITWISLTVYIIPVAILSICYGLISFKIWQNFKLKTRREQQVVTLSPTAARNGALLARVSSVRLISKAKITTVKMTFVIVLAYIVCWTPFFFVQMWSAWDPAAPREAMPFIISMLLASLNSCCNPWIYMCFAGHLFHDLKQNFLCCPAHYLKSSQCRCDLEHNSSRKSNSSTYVMKSTSSQRSITQTSST, encoded by the exons ATGGAGGAAACACTTAAAGAGCAGGACATCTGGGCTCTCAACGACTCGTGGAGAAATGACAGCTTCGGCAACGACACGGATAGTGCCAATCAAACGGTGAATCCCCTGAAGCGCAATGAGGAGGTGGCCAAAGTGGAGGTGACGGTGCTGGCCCTGGTCTTGTTCTTCGCCCTCGCCGGGAACCTGTGCGTGCTGCTCGCCATCCACACGGCCAAGCACGGCCAGTCGCGCATGTACTACTTCATGAAGCACCTGAGCATCGCCGACCTGGTGGTGGCCATCTTCCAGGTGCTGCCCCAGCTCATCTGGGACATCACATTCCGCTTCTATGGGCCCGATTTGCTGTGCAGGCTTGTGAAGTACCTCCAAATAGTCGGCATGTTCGCCTCCACCTACATGCTCGTGCTGATGTCCATAGATAGGTGCCTGGCCATCTGCCAGCCGCTGCGCTCCCTGCACAAACGGAAAGACCGCTGCTACGTGGTGTTGTCCTGGGTGCTCAGCTTGCTCTTCAGCATCCCGCAGGTGTACATCTTCTCTCTCCGGGAGGTCGGATCTGGAGTGTACGACTGCTGGGGAGATTTTGTGCAGCCGTGGGGTGCCAAAGCCTACATCACTTGGATCAGCCTCACGGTCTACATCATTCCTGTGGCTATCTTGAGCATTTGTTACGGTCTCATAAGCTTTAAGATCTGGCAGAACTTTAAGCTGAAGACCAGGCGCGAGCAGCAGGTCGTCACTCTGAGTCCCACAGCCGCGCGAAACGGTGCGCTTTTGGCGCGCGTCAGCAGCGTCAGGCTCATCTCCAAGGCCAAGATCACCACGGTCAAAATGACGTTCGTCATCGTGCTGGCTTACATCGTGTGCTGGACTCCGTTCTTCTTCGTGCAGATGTGGTCGGCGTGGGATCCAGCTGCGCCCCGGGAGG CAATGCCCTTCATCATCTCCATGCTGCTGGCCAGTTTGAACAGCTGTTGTAACCCCTGGATCTACATGTGCTTTGCTGGACACCTGTTCCATGACCTGAAGCAGAACTTTCTGTGCTGCCCGGCACACTACCTGAAGTCCTCTCAGTGCCGCTGTGATCTGGAGCACAACTCGAGCCGCAAGAGCAACTCCTCCACTTATGTCATGAAGAGCACCAGCAGCCAGAGAAGCATTACCCAGACATCGTCCACATAG
- the oxtra gene encoding oxytocin receptor isoform X1, which yields MFCSSPVWLRHVVSSACLKKSCAPPRIKRHALWRSSRASRRGGTMEETLKEQDIWALNDSWRNDSFGNDTDSANQTVNPLKRNEEVAKVEVTVLALVLFFALAGNLCVLLAIHTAKHGQSRMYYFMKHLSIADLVVAIFQVLPQLIWDITFRFYGPDLLCRLVKYLQIVGMFASTYMLVLMSIDRCLAICQPLRSLHKRKDRCYVVLSWVLSLLFSIPQVYIFSLREVGSGVYDCWGDFVQPWGAKAYITWISLTVYIIPVAILSICYGLISFKIWQNFKLKTRREQQVVTLSPTAARNGALLARVSSVRLISKAKITTVKMTFVIVLAYIVCWTPFFFVQMWSAWDPAAPREAMPFIISMLLASLNSCCNPWIYMCFAGHLFHDLKQNFLCCPAHYLKSSQCRCDLEHNSSRKSNSSTYVMKSTSSQRSITQTSST from the exons atgttttgcAGTTCACCTGTGTGGTTGAGACATGTCGTATCCTCAGCATGCCTGAAGAAATCGTGTGCTCCACCTAGGATAAAGCGGCACGCGCTGTGGAGAAGTTCCCGTGCATCCAGACGCGGCGGTACCATGGAGGAAACACTTAAAGAGCAGGACATCTGGGCTCTCAACGACTCGTGGAGAAATGACAGCTTCGGCAACGACACGGATAGTGCCAATCAAACGGTGAATCCCCTGAAGCGCAATGAGGAGGTGGCCAAAGTGGAGGTGACGGTGCTGGCCCTGGTCTTGTTCTTCGCCCTCGCCGGGAACCTGTGCGTGCTGCTCGCCATCCACACGGCCAAGCACGGCCAGTCGCGCATGTACTACTTCATGAAGCACCTGAGCATCGCCGACCTGGTGGTGGCCATCTTCCAGGTGCTGCCCCAGCTCATCTGGGACATCACATTCCGCTTCTATGGGCCCGATTTGCTGTGCAGGCTTGTGAAGTACCTCCAAATAGTCGGCATGTTCGCCTCCACCTACATGCTCGTGCTGATGTCCATAGATAGGTGCCTGGCCATCTGCCAGCCGCTGCGCTCCCTGCACAAACGGAAAGACCGCTGCTACGTGGTGTTGTCCTGGGTGCTCAGCTTGCTCTTCAGCATCCCGCAGGTGTACATCTTCTCTCTCCGGGAGGTCGGATCTGGAGTGTACGACTGCTGGGGAGATTTTGTGCAGCCGTGGGGTGCCAAAGCCTACATCACTTGGATCAGCCTCACGGTCTACATCATTCCTGTGGCTATCTTGAGCATTTGTTACGGTCTCATAAGCTTTAAGATCTGGCAGAACTTTAAGCTGAAGACCAGGCGCGAGCAGCAGGTCGTCACTCTGAGTCCCACAGCCGCGCGAAACGGTGCGCTTTTGGCGCGCGTCAGCAGCGTCAGGCTCATCTCCAAGGCCAAGATCACCACGGTCAAAATGACGTTCGTCATCGTGCTGGCTTACATCGTGTGCTGGACTCCGTTCTTCTTCGTGCAGATGTGGTCGGCGTGGGATCCAGCTGCGCCCCGGGAGG CAATGCCCTTCATCATCTCCATGCTGCTGGCCAGTTTGAACAGCTGTTGTAACCCCTGGATCTACATGTGCTTTGCTGGACACCTGTTCCATGACCTGAAGCAGAACTTTCTGTGCTGCCCGGCACACTACCTGAAGTCCTCTCAGTGCCGCTGTGATCTGGAGCACAACTCGAGCCGCAAGAGCAACTCCTCCACTTATGTCATGAAGAGCACCAGCAGCCAGAGAAGCATTACCCAGACATCGTCCACATAG